One window of the Candidatus Chryseobacterium colombiense genome contains the following:
- a CDS encoding TonB-dependent receptor, whose translation MIKKLSLISLFTLLPASYYFAQTTVFAYVKDQEGKPLERAEVDLAQSVNDVTADKIGYFQFVDLKPGHYLITVTKPNFESKILEFDVTADEKRKNLGVITLSNNVGSSDAGVVVVDDSASDTEDGGSAMQPTVGLLSSGRDAFQNVSAFELGAYWFRPRGVDNRFEDVFFNGVPMSKNDDGRIDFSNWGGLNDVTRYPYENVDNITPSEYTFGNLGGVVYYNTRASSYRKQTSLAYSFTNRSYLNRALATYSSGLSKKGWAFTFSGSRRWGDRAIIDGVYQDAYAYFGSIEKQFSDRHSINLTGFGSPTYRASNSPNTQEVYDIMGKNYNSYWGWQDGEKRNSRIRHVFEPIFMLTDYLKIGKNSNWVNTVSYQFGSDARSRLDWFHAADPNPTYYRKLPGYGLLTEDEFRAQSQIDWNDLYSANRLNLKNPDGSDRGAVYSVVEDVNKDQTFNFASHFDTRLKDNWKLNINFNYQNLRSDNFRRVKDLLGANFAYNQNAFDGDVSYNIDDPNIQAKEGDRTQYSYLLSKNHYSLNVSSEVDFSKWNVVASVFSSYSESYREGNYRSYRFQNNSKGKSAVYDALDAGIKAKITYKINGKNFIVYDGAFFSLAPTFNEIYINPRTVDFLTPGVRNQVINSNDLSYIMRGQILKLRLSGFLTTISNATEISRYYADVQSGSGTALSTLVNEAMSNVNKRYIGAELGFDVKILPTLNATGVASVGEYKYTSDADVSTFDDINRFRGEDFWRGKAQIKNYKVAGTPQKAFSFGLKYNSPKYWWIGASANYLMDQYVDISALNKTPYFYTDAGGSPIEAATPELVKQLTAQQKFDDQFMLNANAGKSFVFGKYRMGISISVNNILNNRNYVTGGFEQGRNVNFDDALADSQRARPYFSPKLWYDKGITFFTNVYLRF comes from the coding sequence ATGATTAAAAAACTATCCCTAATCTCTTTGTTTACTTTATTACCTGCATCTTATTACTTTGCACAAACTACTGTTTTTGCATACGTTAAGGATCAGGAAGGTAAGCCACTGGAGAGAGCAGAAGTGGATCTTGCACAGTCCGTAAATGATGTAACTGCGGATAAAATTGGATACTTCCAGTTTGTAGATCTAAAGCCGGGTCATTATCTCATTACGGTTACAAAACCAAACTTTGAGTCTAAAATTTTAGAGTTTGATGTAACTGCCGATGAGAAAAGAAAGAATCTAGGTGTTATAACACTTAGTAACAATGTAGGTTCATCAGATGCTGGTGTGGTTGTTGTTGATGATTCTGCAAGTGATACTGAAGACGGAGGTTCTGCAATGCAGCCCACAGTTGGTCTTTTAAGTTCAGGAAGAGATGCATTTCAGAATGTGTCAGCATTTGAATTAGGAGCTTACTGGTTCCGACCAAGAGGTGTAGACAACAGATTTGAGGATGTGTTTTTCAATGGTGTTCCAATGTCTAAAAATGATGATGGAAGAATTGACTTCAGCAATTGGGGTGGTTTGAATGATGTTACAAGATATCCATACGAAAACGTAGATAATATTACTCCTTCAGAATATACTTTTGGTAATCTGGGAGGTGTTGTTTATTATAATACAAGAGCTTCAAGCTATAGAAAACAGACTTCTTTAGCCTATTCATTTACAAATAGAAGTTACTTGAACAGAGCTTTGGCAACTTATTCTTCAGGTCTATCTAAAAAAGGATGGGCGTTTACTTTCTCCGGAAGTAGAAGATGGGGAGACAGAGCTATTATAGACGGTGTTTACCAGGATGCTTATGCATACTTCGGTTCAATTGAGAAGCAGTTCAGTGATAGACACTCGATCAACCTTACTGGCTTTGGTTCTCCTACCTATAGAGCTTCCAACTCTCCAAATACTCAAGAAGTATATGATATTATGGGAAAAAACTATAATTCATACTGGGGATGGCAAGATGGAGAAAAAAGAAACTCAAGAATCAGACACGTATTTGAGCCAATCTTTATGTTGACTGATTATTTAAAAATTGGTAAAAACTCTAATTGGGTCAATACAGTTTCTTATCAGTTCGGAAGCGATGCAAGAAGCAGGCTAGACTGGTTCCACGCAGCAGACCCGAACCCTACTTACTACAGAAAACTTCCTGGATACGGACTTTTAACAGAAGATGAGTTTAGAGCTCAGTCTCAGATCGACTGGAATGATTTGTATAGTGCCAACCGTCTTAATCTTAAAAATCCTGATGGATCAGACAGAGGTGCTGTTTATTCAGTTGTAGAAGATGTTAATAAAGATCAAACATTCAATTTCGCTTCTCACTTTGATACAAGATTAAAAGATAACTGGAAATTAAATATCAACTTCAATTATCAGAATCTAAGATCTGATAACTTCAGAAGAGTAAAAGATTTGCTAGGGGCCAATTTTGCTTACAATCAAAATGCTTTTGACGGAGATGTAAGCTACAACATTGATGATCCGAATATACAGGCAAAAGAAGGAGACAGAACTCAGTATTCTTATCTTCTTAGTAAAAACCATTATTCACTAAATGTTTCATCAGAGGTTGATTTCAGCAAATGGAATGTGGTGGCATCAGTTTTCTCTTCTTATTCAGAATCTTACAGAGAAGGAAACTACAGAAGTTACAGATTCCAGAATAACTCTAAAGGAAAAAGTGCGGTTTATGATGCTTTAGATGCAGGTATTAAAGCGAAAATCACTTATAAAATCAATGGAAAAAACTTTATTGTTTACGATGGAGCATTTTTCAGCTTAGCACCAACATTTAATGAGATCTACATCAACCCGAGAACTGTAGACTTCTTAACTCCAGGAGTTAGAAATCAGGTGATTAACTCTAATGATTTGAGCTATATTATGAGAGGTCAGATCTTAAAACTGAGACTTTCAGGATTCTTAACCACCATCAGCAATGCTACGGAAATCTCTAGATACTATGCCGATGTACAAAGTGGTTCTGGAACTGCTTTAAGTACTTTGGTAAACGAAGCGATGAGTAATGTAAACAAAAGATACATAGGAGCAGAGCTTGGTTTTGATGTAAAAATACTTCCTACATTAAATGCAACTGGTGTTGCAAGTGTTGGAGAGTACAAATACACAAGTGATGCTGATGTTTCTACGTTTGATGATATTAACCGTTTTAGAGGAGAAGACTTCTGGAGAGGAAAAGCACAGATTAAAAACTATAAAGTAGCGGGAACTCCTCAAAAAGCATTCTCTTTCGGATTAAAATATAACTCTCCAAAATATTGGTGGATTGGAGCTTCTGCCAACTATTTGATGGATCAATATGTTGATATTTCTGCATTGAATAAAACTCCTTATTTCTATACAGATGCAGGCGGAAGTCCTATTGAAGCAGCGACTCCGGAACTTGTGAAGCAGCTTACAGCTCAGCAGAAGTTTGATGATCAATTTATGTTAAATGCGAATGCCGGAAAATCTTTCGTTTTCGGAAAATACAGAATGGGAATTAGTATTTCTGTAAATAATATTCTAAACAACAGAAATTATGTAACCGGAGGTTTTGAACAGGGTAGGAATGTAAACTTTGATGATGCACTTGCAGATTCTCAAAGAGCGAGACCTTATTTTAGTCCAAAACTTTGGTATGACAAAGGAATCACTTTCTTTACTAACGTTTATTTAAGATTCTAA
- a CDS encoding DUF5689 domain-containing protein — MKKYNSILKYIFVVITALFITGCVHDDKYDAPNLDDYQCRNASYYENSANGFTKWTLHDLKLKPQSQAINDNAYVEGYVSSTDETGNIYKTIYIQDDPANPTEGLTVSVDMISTYTKFPQGSKVYIELKGLALSTYGSVVQLGMITDTGTRIPEKYVPSHIYRDCSVKATIVPRVMTFAQMVTANDKYIGCLIQVNNAEFDSKVLCMNYAPDATTVDRVIRDNSTTTTRIVRNSGFASFANQIMPSGNGKFVGIYSKYNSTYQLYINRVSDLEMNKFPRLDGITADPCKFSDTGLTQKTIADVKKLYISGNWNQITGDFYVKAQVTANDETGNLYKYVYIEDVTGGLRFNVNKTNLYQDNRFRVGKDIYIKLKDLYVSNVNGEIQLGDLYNGGINFGGIDELNIYKKVFDGNAPIRDVLPTERTISQLTSADVGRWIKLRGVQFIDSDLYQPYASGASTTNRTLTDCTGKTIALRTSNYATFAGKDVSGGKGDVYAILSAFNGTYQLWIPYQINANLNNPRCDGSTYVPLSTIYGDDFSSGLANWTTVNVTGAEVWTISNQGNSGNNYAMMNGYASGNKVNEDWLISKEVSLVGKTMAFASFTSDVRYTGNALQVYATDNYTGTPSTTTWTLLPATLDTNTAAYGDWVSSGNINLSAFLGKNVRIAFKYTSTTSAAATWEVDDFKIKGK, encoded by the coding sequence ATGAAAAAATATAATTCAATTTTAAAATATATTTTCGTTGTTATAACTGCCTTATTCATTACAGGCTGTGTGCACGATGATAAATATGACGCTCCTAACCTGGATGATTATCAGTGTAGAAACGCAAGTTATTATGAAAATTCGGCTAACGGATTCACAAAATGGACGTTACATGATTTAAAATTAAAACCACAAAGCCAGGCTATTAATGATAATGCTTACGTTGAAGGATATGTATCTTCAACAGACGAAACAGGAAATATCTATAAAACCATTTACATTCAAGATGATCCTGCCAATCCTACAGAAGGTTTGACAGTAAGTGTGGATATGATAAGTACATATACTAAATTTCCTCAAGGATCTAAAGTATACATTGAACTAAAGGGTCTTGCGCTTTCAACATATGGCAGTGTTGTGCAACTAGGAATGATCACAGATACAGGGACAAGAATTCCTGAAAAATATGTTCCTTCTCATATTTATAGAGATTGTAGCGTAAAAGCGACTATTGTTCCTAGAGTAATGACATTTGCTCAAATGGTTACTGCAAATGATAAATACATCGGATGCCTTATCCAAGTAAACAATGCTGAGTTTGACAGCAAAGTCTTGTGTATGAACTATGCACCGGATGCAACAACAGTAGACAGGGTAATCAGAGATAACAGTACTACAACTACAAGAATTGTAAGAAACAGTGGCTTTGCTTCTTTTGCAAATCAGATAATGCCTTCTGGAAATGGTAAATTTGTAGGAATTTACAGTAAATACAACTCTACTTATCAATTATACATCAACAGAGTTTCTGATCTTGAGATGAATAAATTCCCACGTCTGGATGGAATCACGGCAGATCCTTGTAAATTCAGTGATACGGGGCTGACTCAAAAGACGATTGCTGACGTAAAAAAACTTTACATATCAGGGAACTGGAATCAGATTACAGGAGACTTTTACGTAAAAGCTCAGGTAACTGCCAATGATGAAACAGGAAACCTGTACAAATATGTTTATATTGAAGATGTTACTGGAGGTCTTAGATTTAATGTTAACAAAACGAATCTTTACCAGGACAACCGTTTCAGAGTAGGAAAAGATATTTACATTAAATTAAAAGACTTATATGTAAGTAATGTAAACGGAGAAATACAACTAGGAGACTTATATAATGGAGGGATTAACTTTGGGGGTATTGATGAATTAAATATTTACAAAAAGGTTTTCGATGGAAATGCTCCGATAAGAGATGTATTGCCTACTGAAAGAACAATTTCTCAGCTTACAAGTGCGGATGTAGGAAGATGGATCAAATTAAGAGGAGTACAGTTTATAGATTCGGATTTATATCAGCCTTATGCTTCTGGTGCTAGTACAACAAACAGAACATTAACCGATTGTACCGGAAAAACAATTGCTTTAAGAACAAGTAATTATGCAACATTTGCAGGAAAAGATGTATCGGGAGGAAAAGGTGATGTTTATGCTATTTTAAGTGCATTTAATGGTACTTACCAACTATGGATTCCATATCAGATCAATGCGAATTTAAACAATCCGAGATGTGATGGTAGTACATATGTTCCATTATCGACAATTTATGGAGATGATTTCTCTTCAGGCTTGGCAAACTGGACTACGGTAAACGTTACAGGAGCAGAAGTATGGACTATTTCTAATCAAGGAAATTCAGGAAACAATTATGCTATGATGAACGGTTACGCTTCCGGAAATAAAGTTAATGAAGACTGGTTGATTTCTAAAGAAGTAAGTCTGGTAGGAAAGACAATGGCCTTTGCTTCCTTTACTTCAGATGTAAGATATACAGGAAATGCTTTACAGGTATATGCGACGGATAATTATACAGGAACACCTTCTACAACAACATGGACATTACTTCCGGCAACACTGGATACTAATACTGCAGCATATGGAGATTGGGTAAGTTCTGGAAATATAAACTTAAGTGCTTTCTTAGGTAAAAACGTAAGAATTGCATTTAAATACACTTCTACGACTTCTGCGGCAGCTACTTGGGAAGTAGATGACTTCAAGATTAAAGGTAAATAA
- a CDS encoding T9SS type A sorting domain-containing protein, protein MKKLYIGAYLLCTVLSLSAQEVLWQKDIKSNTQDFLSQVTPTVDLQYLITGSSIQSKSLSQEAGSQKQNNGYDFHLVKLNQQGEAVWEKYFVGKNHDYLSASLSTQDGGFVLAGTSYSGKGLDKKDDSKGGSDIWLIRINEFGDELWQKTIGSTSDEEARAVIQTTDLGFFVAGNVQNSAQGYGSKDVLVIKLDKDGKEISQLILGGKGLDEVEKMIPTRDGGVLLGVYSRSSEVRGSGSGLQNSETNFGTGSTSPNPVSRYPKNTNNQGEGDYWIIKLSKDGKVEWEKNYGGTGDDHLRTMAMTTSGFIIGGESRSERSGNKTIGIEEGTDLWLISLNERGEEIWQKSYNFKNRDVLMGMHVILGHNEREKNKDLTKGILLGGYTQAEGRIETDDETFWMLYADENGNEQWRKHVKGESRKKEERLADIKLNRDGSIILAGTSAEELGKENWKIVKLGDQQVDQLIEKQDIKIYPNPVSDYAYVEIGFDFKEADITMYDMSGRQLQQIKTKNKVTKINTQPLIQGAYLVTIKTDTNKTANAKLIKK, encoded by the coding sequence ATGAAAAAACTCTATATAGGTGCATACCTTCTATGCACAGTTCTGAGCCTATCCGCTCAGGAAGTCCTATGGCAGAAAGACATTAAATCTAATACCCAGGATTTTCTAAGCCAGGTGACTCCCACCGTAGACCTTCAGTACCTAATTACCGGAAGCTCCATTCAGTCTAAAAGCCTGTCGCAAGAAGCCGGCAGCCAAAAGCAGAACAACGGTTACGATTTCCATCTCGTAAAACTCAACCAACAGGGCGAAGCCGTCTGGGAAAAATACTTTGTAGGCAAGAACCATGATTACCTTTCAGCATCCCTTTCCACTCAGGATGGAGGCTTTGTTCTCGCAGGAACTTCCTATTCAGGCAAAGGGCTAGACAAAAAAGACGACTCCAAAGGAGGCTCCGATATCTGGCTTATCAGAATCAATGAATTCGGAGACGAATTATGGCAGAAAACCATTGGAAGCACTTCCGATGAAGAAGCCAGAGCAGTCATTCAAACCACCGACCTAGGATTCTTCGTAGCAGGAAACGTTCAAAACTCCGCGCAAGGTTACGGTTCCAAAGATGTTCTTGTCATTAAACTAGACAAAGACGGAAAAGAAATCTCCCAGCTTATTTTAGGCGGAAAAGGCTTAGATGAAGTAGAAAAAATGATTCCCACCAGAGACGGAGGAGTTTTATTAGGAGTCTATTCAAGGAGTTCCGAGGTTCGAGGTTCGGGTTCCGGGTTACAGAATTCGGAGACAAATTTCGGTACTGGTAGTACTAGCCCGAATCCCGTATCCCGTTATCCAAAAAACACCAATAATCAGGGAGAAGGCGATTACTGGATCATTAAACTCAGCAAAGACGGCAAAGTAGAATGGGAAAAGAACTATGGAGGAACAGGAGACGATCACTTAAGAACCATGGCGATGACCACTTCAGGCTTTATCATAGGAGGAGAAAGCCGCTCAGAACGTTCAGGCAATAAAACCATAGGTATAGAAGAAGGAACGGATCTATGGCTAATTTCATTAAATGAAAGAGGTGAAGAAATCTGGCAGAAATCCTACAACTTCAAAAACAGAGATGTTTTAATGGGAATGCATGTCATCTTAGGCCATAATGAAAGAGAAAAGAATAAAGACCTTACCAAAGGAATATTACTCGGAGGCTATACCCAGGCAGAAGGCAGGATAGAAACCGATGATGAAACCTTCTGGATGCTGTATGCAGATGAAAATGGTAATGAACAATGGAGAAAACACGTAAAAGGAGAATCCAGAAAAAAAGAAGAAAGGTTAGCAGACATTAAACTAAACAGGGACGGCTCTATTATTCTGGCAGGAACCAGTGCAGAGGAATTAGGGAAAGAGAATTGGAAGATTGTAAAACTCGGAGATCAGCAGGTAGACCAGCTCATCGAGAAGCAGGATATCAAAATCTATCCGAATCCCGTATCCGATTATGCGTATGTGGAGATTGGATTTGATTTCAAGGAAGCGGATATTACGATGTATGATATGTCAGGAAGACAGCTTCAACAAATAAAGACCAAGAATAAGGTCACCAAGATCAATACCCAGCCATTGATACAGGGAGCTTACCTGGTTACCATAAAAACGGATACCAATAAAACTGCGAATGCTAAATTGATTAAGAAATAA
- a CDS encoding DUF6443 domain-containing protein has translation MKKHLLILSLLFITVLSYSQTFTENYVQTKIYLEPTTNANTTNVKKNENIQYLDGLGRLKQTVNVKGSPTLKDIVTYFEYDEYGRQAKQYLPVPQSVSQNGNYYTSPLADANIFYGSEKIFSEKIFQNSPLDKLVQQIQVGNDWATKPINYNYAVNTNADAVREFKTATTWGTGNTTESTVNISTNFNYGPSVLYKKIIDDEDSNRTIEFSNSLGQVLLKRKVINTTENADTYYVYNEYNQLAFVLPPKAVFAFIDEYGAGIDDFIPTSILDDLCYQYKYDEWGRLVEKKVPGKGWEYFVYDKQDRLALVQDAKLKEEGKWLFTKYDQFNRPLYTGLFSSNDGRVQQQANLESIVKNNEKRASSSWNNSGIDNYYTNTAYPNNNLKLLTINYYDTYPPLLSGVTLPQYIINTNQTVLGDDPLQNNNMSTKNLLVASYIKNIEDDNWTKNYTWYDKKEQIIGIHSINYLGGYTKIERELDFIGTILQNKTYHKRLSSDLERVIVESFEYDNQNRLKKHWHNATGTPELLRENTYNEISKIINKKVGGTGIVPLQSIDYQYNIRGWMTKINDPQNLNGKLFGYEIKFQNPENGAVFPAKYNGNISEIDWRTSNGNILKRYNYKYDGLDRLRDAVYEEPLATVPNTNGYGESVTYDLNGNLKSLKRFHGITTTPLLIDDLDYNIYKGNQLIKVVDNSNNSIGYPSTSGNNIAYDVNGNMINHIDKGITTIDYNYLNLPISLNLANPGIPTSPAILNYKYRADGIKVEKKYSYFNPRAGQYITTTVDYLDGFHYNAGALSFVATAEGYFDFTTDRYVYQYKDQVGNIRLSYYKDMFGGTAIDKETNYYPFGLEYFGANGTYPLNRSYFYGFQEQERQEETGWNSFRWRNYDPSMGRFFNVDPLSEKYAYQSHYNFSENRVVNSRELEGLEAVDNNDVDFGSFDGKKNSRSELAWNKTDKENDKNNEAGIPRVDLPMSWSNQDLGFNKDISKENDNDNGDRDLSWLGIESKQKFQDNLEEYNKWTKEQGGDKIEREAYWFFGAFFAAPFVLPQIATWTGVSANTYLAESLIRGAVDVTVQSSINGKVNATQTFINAFVGGGGGNREALIKVVSSASNVALNAVNNSTNGTYTSVSNGATRGVASLLIMTAASQGGVNNTAGSVIYEGIAQTLGTTADNVIDKQVPNKEAPNK, from the coding sequence ATGAAAAAACATTTATTAATATTAAGTCTATTGTTTATAACTGTATTATCATATAGTCAAACATTTACTGAAAATTATGTGCAGACGAAGATTTATTTAGAACCAACAACTAATGCAAATACCACTAATGTAAAGAAGAATGAAAATATTCAATATCTTGATGGATTAGGTAGACTCAAACAGACTGTGAATGTTAAAGGTTCTCCAACGCTAAAAGATATAGTTACTTATTTTGAATATGATGAATATGGAAGGCAAGCAAAGCAATATTTGCCGGTACCTCAATCAGTAAGTCAAAATGGGAATTACTATACTTCTCCTCTTGCTGATGCAAATATTTTTTATGGATCTGAAAAGATTTTTTCAGAAAAAATCTTCCAGAATTCTCCATTAGATAAATTAGTTCAGCAAATACAAGTAGGAAATGATTGGGCCACTAAACCTATTAATTATAATTATGCTGTTAATACAAATGCGGATGCAGTAAGAGAGTTTAAAACGGCTACAACTTGGGGAACTGGTAATACTACTGAATCAACAGTTAATATTTCCACTAATTTCAATTATGGTCCAAGTGTATTATATAAGAAAATTATAGATGATGAGGATAGTAATAGGACCATTGAATTTAGTAATAGTTTAGGACAAGTTTTATTAAAAAGAAAAGTTATTAATACTACAGAAAATGCAGATACTTATTATGTTTATAATGAATATAATCAATTAGCTTTTGTATTACCTCCGAAAGCCGTGTTTGCCTTTATTGATGAATATGGAGCTGGTATTGATGATTTTATCCCAACCTCTATATTAGATGATTTATGCTATCAATATAAATATGATGAATGGGGGAGATTAGTAGAAAAAAAAGTTCCGGGAAAAGGATGGGAATATTTCGTTTATGATAAACAGGATAGACTCGCATTAGTTCAAGATGCTAAACTAAAAGAAGAAGGGAAATGGCTCTTTACTAAATATGATCAATTTAATAGACCTCTTTATACCGGCCTTTTTAGCAGTAATGATGGTAGGGTTCAACAACAAGCTAATTTAGAAAGTATAGTAAAAAATAATGAAAAAAGGGCCTCATCAAGTTGGAATAATAGTGGGATAGATAACTATTACACAAATACTGCTTATCCTAATAATAATTTGAAGTTATTAACCATTAATTATTATGATACATATCCACCTTTACTATCTGGGGTAACTTTACCTCAATATATTATTAACACTAATCAAACTGTTCTTGGAGATGACCCTCTTCAAAACAATAATATGAGTACTAAGAATTTATTAGTGGCATCGTATATAAAAAATATTGAAGATGATAATTGGACAAAGAATTATACATGGTATGATAAAAAAGAGCAAATTATCGGAATACATTCAATTAATTATCTGGGAGGGTATACTAAAATTGAAAGAGAGCTGGATTTTATTGGTACTATTCTGCAAAATAAAACATATCATAAAAGGTTAAGCAGTGATTTAGAACGTGTAATTGTAGAAAGTTTTGAATATGATAATCAAAACAGACTTAAAAAACATTGGCATAATGCAACCGGAACTCCTGAGCTTTTGAGAGAAAATACCTACAATGAAATATCAAAGATCATAAATAAAAAAGTGGGGGGTACAGGTATAGTTCCTTTACAGAGTATCGATTACCAGTACAACATACGAGGATGGATGACTAAGATTAATGACCCACAAAATTTGAATGGAAAGCTATTTGGATATGAAATCAAATTTCAAAATCCTGAAAATGGAGCTGTCTTTCCCGCAAAATATAATGGAAACATCTCTGAGATAGACTGGAGAACGTCTAATGGAAATATTTTAAAAAGATATAATTATAAATATGACGGTTTAGATAGATTAAGAGATGCTGTGTATGAGGAACCGTTAGCCACAGTACCTAATACAAATGGTTATGGTGAATCTGTAACCTATGATTTAAATGGAAACCTAAAAAGTTTAAAAAGATTTCATGGTATTACTACTACTCCATTACTGATAGATGATCTTGATTATAATATTTATAAAGGAAATCAGTTAATTAAGGTTGTTGATAATAGTAATAACAGTATAGGCTATCCTTCTACAAGTGGAAATAATATTGCCTATGATGTGAATGGTAATATGATCAATCACATTGATAAAGGAATTACCACAATAGATTATAATTATTTAAATCTTCCAATTTCCTTAAATCTTGCAAATCCTGGAATACCAACTTCACCTGCTATATTAAACTATAAATATAGAGCAGATGGAATCAAAGTTGAAAAAAAATATAGTTATTTTAATCCTAGAGCAGGTCAATATATTACAACAACAGTAGACTATCTTGATGGTTTTCACTACAATGCGGGAGCGTTATCTTTTGTTGCCACGGCTGAAGGTTATTTTGATTTTACAACTGATCGATATGTGTATCAATACAAAGATCAAGTAGGGAATATTAGACTATCCTATTATAAAGATATGTTTGGAGGAACTGCAATTGACAAGGAAACAAATTATTATCCATTTGGACTAGAATATTTTGGGGCTAATGGAACATATCCTTTAAACAGAAGCTATTTTTATGGTTTTCAAGAACAAGAAAGGCAAGAAGAAACAGGATGGAACTCTTTTAGATGGAGAAACTATGACCCTTCAATGGGAAGATTCTTTAATGTAGATCCACTATCAGAAAAATATGCTTATCAATCACATTATAATTTTTCAGAAAATAGAGTCGTTAACTCAAGAGAACTGGAAGGGTTAGAAGCTGTAGATAATAATGATGTAGATTTTGGATCGTTTGATGGCAAAAAAAATTCTCGTTCAGAATTGGCATGGAATAAAACAGATAAAGAAAATGATAAGAATAATGAAGCGGGAATACCAAGGGTAGATTTACCAATGTCTTGGTCGAATCAGGATTTAGGTTTCAACAAGGATATTTCAAAAGAAAATGATAATGACAACGGAGATCGTGATCTCAGTTGGTTAGGAATTGAAAGTAAACAGAAATTTCAAGACAATCTAGAAGAATATAATAAGTGGACTAAGGAGCAAGGTGGAGATAAAATTGAGAGAGAGGCTTATTGGTTCTTTGGAGCTTTTTTTGCAGCACCATTTGTTTTACCTCAAATAGCGACTTGGACTGGGGTTTCTGCTAATACTTATTTGGCTGAATCACTTATCAGAGGAGCCGTCGATGTGACAGTTCAAAGTAGCATTAATGGGAAGGTAAACGCGACACAAACATTTATAAATGCATTTGTTGGCGGCGGCGGCGGCAACCGTGAGGCTTTAATTAAAGTTGTAAGCTCTGCATCTAATGTTGCTCTTAATGCAGTTAATAATTCGACCAATGGTACCTATACAAGTGTTTCAAATGGGGCAACAAGAGGAGTTGCTTCTTTATTAATTATGACTGCCGCAAGCCAAGGGGGAGTGAATAATACAGCCGGTTCAGTAATATATGAAGGGATAGCACAAACCTTAGGTACCACAGCTGATAATGTAATTGATAAGCAGGTACCAAATAAAGAGGCACCAAATAAATAA
- a CDS encoding M penetrans family 1 protein, whose amino-acid sequence MKKFLYISGILTFFMLMSFMYVEFFSSMTKVDYIEGSKTLKFTTKMNTNHISDAIKINPNTAGFEAEVKKYVNNNFDVYVNGSPKTITFTGSQVSGETVWVYFETGGVSDISDLKIKNTILLNAFPKQINLVTIAYKGKQKNMNFQRGKEVNEVSF is encoded by the coding sequence ATGAAAAAATTTTTATATATATCAGGGATTTTAACATTTTTTATGTTAATGAGTTTTATGTATGTAGAGTTTTTCTCTTCGATGACAAAAGTGGATTATATTGAAGGAAGCAAGACATTGAAGTTTACTACAAAAATGAATACTAATCATATTTCAGATGCTATTAAAATAAACCCTAATACCGCTGGATTTGAAGCAGAAGTAAAAAAATATGTAAATAACAATTTTGACGTGTACGTCAACGGCTCTCCTAAGACAATAACTTTTACAGGAAGTCAGGTAAGTGGAGAAACGGTGTGGGTTTATTTTGAAACCGGAGGAGTTTCGGATATCAGTGATTTAAAAATAAAAAACACGATACTTTTAAACGCCTTTCCAAAGCAAATAAACCTTGTTACCATTGCTTATAAAGGAAAACAGAAAAACATGAATTTCCAAAGAGGAAAAGAAGTGAATGAAGTTTCTTTTTAA